Part of the Deltaproteobacteria bacterium genome is shown below.
CGCTCGACCGGCCACGGCGATGAAACGGATCGCCTCGGATCGTCGTCCGAGACGGTGACGACCAAGAAAATTGCGACTCCGGCGCATCGGGAGGATGCGTCCGAAATTTCAATCGCGGAATTTGGGGATCGCATGGTCCTTGACAAACTGCTGGGCCGGGATGATGTTTCGCCCCAAATCGTCGGTCGCGCTCGAGGCGTCGGAGACCAAGCAATACCCGACCTCGGAACCGATCGCATTTCGATTCGCGACGTCGCCCGGATCCTGAACCCACGTCAGCGGAAGACCGAGTTCCTTAAGAAGGTAGCAGATCATCGGAATCGAAGCCACGAAGGACTCCGACAACAGCGGGATCGCCACGTGCCCGGCAGACCGGCGCGGATCGTTCCACTCGTCGAGGCGGCCGCGCGTATCCAGAAGCGTCAGCACCGGGGTATGGGAAGTCAGGGCGTCCGCCAGCCCGACCGAACGGGCCAGGTCCCGTGCGAACCGGTCGTGGCGTTTCGGAAGACTCCGGTACGGAACGGTCAGAAAGGCCCGAACCATCGCCAGGGATTCTCCGAAGCGTCGGTAAAGACCGTCCACGACGGAACCGGCGATCTCATCGATGTATGGATCTTCCGGGAAGGACGAGTTGCATGCCGTCCACAGGTCGGAGATGGCCATCGGTTTGAAGTCCGCGAAACGCATGCATGGGCTCCCTTGCTCGCCAGGGGCCGAAGCGGACATCCGGGATTTCTTTCGATCGCCGGGTTCTGCAAAGGACGCATTTGCTGCCTCGGCCTTCCGAAGTATTCATCGGCTTGGCCCTGAACTCCTTGAGTTTCGCCGCCGTTTTCTCTCGACGCCTACGCCATCTCAGCGACAGTTCGACGCCCGAACGACGAGATCGATGGCATCAAACACACAATCAGCGGTTACAGGAGACTCATCTGCGGCTTCCGGAACAACGAGGACGACATTCGCGAACCGACTTCACGAGGAGAGCCTTCGCTTACTTTGACCGCGCGGCCTGGGCGATGGCCGCCGGCTCGGGGGGCGCCATGCGCATCGCGGGAAGGTGCGCGGCGTTTTCGAGCGGCAGGCGCTTTTGGATCAGCTTTTCGATCGAGCGCAGCGTGGTGCGTTCCTCGGAATCGCAAAACGACAACGCGATGCCCGACGCCCCGGCGCGCGCGGTGCGCCCGATGCGATGGACGTAGGACTCGGCGTCCATCGGCAGGTCGTAGTTGACGACGTGGCTCACCTCGTCGATGTCCAGTCCGCGCGCGGCGATATCGGTCGCCACGAGCACGCGGGCCGCGCCGCTCTTGAACGCGCGCAGCGCGTTTTCCCGCTGGCTCTGCGACTTGTTGCCGTGAATCGCGCCCGCCGCGATGGCGTGGCGCGACAGGTGCTTCACCACCTTGTCCGCACCGTGCTTGGTGCGGGTGAACACCAGCGCCCGCGTCACGTCGGTTCCGTCCAGCACGCGCAGCAGCAGGCGGATCTTTTCGGGCTTTTCCACCAGATAGACCGACTGGCGGATGCGATCGACGGTCGTGGCCGGCGGCGTGACGGCCACGCACTCCGGATTGACGAGCAACGTGTTCGCCAGCTCTCGGATCGCGGGCGGCATGGTGGCGGAGAACATCAGCGTCTGACGCACCTTGGGCAACGCCTGCGCGATCTTGCGGATCGGCGTGATGAAGCCCATGTCGAGCATCCGGTCGGCCTCGTCGAGCACGAGGATCTCGACCTCGTTCAGACGCACGACGCCCTGACCCATGAGGTCGAGCAGTCGCCCCGGCGTGGCGGCGACGATATCGACGCCGGCGGTCAGCGCGCGGACCTGCGCATGCTGGCTGACGCCGCCGAAGATGGTGGCGCTGCGCACCGGCATGCCCGCGCCGTAGGCGGTGAAGCTGTCGGTGATCTGCGTGGCGAGCTCGCGCGTGGGCACGAGGATCAGCACGCGGATCGGGCGCGGGCCGCGCGGCCGTGCGGGATGCGGCTTGCCGTGGAGCCGCTGGAGGATCGGCAGGGCGAACGCGGCGGTCTTGCCGGTGCCGGTTTGCGCGCACGCCCAGACATCGCGGCCAGCGAGCACGGGGGGAATCGCCGCGATCTGGATGGGCGTCGGCGCGGTGTAGCCCTGCGCGGCGACAGCGCCAAGCAGGGGAGCGATCAGGTTCAGATGGTCGAAATTCATATACAACAGCCTCATCCCTGAAACGTTCAGGGTGACGGTAAACAAGCCTGCATCGAGGGAAATCTGAGGCGGGTTTTCACGCCTCGTGACGCGTAGTTTTACGCGATATCGCTGGAGGGTCGCTTACGATTGCGCCGCTTATCGGCGAAAACCGCCGGAAAGTCAAGCACATGGGCGAAGCGGTCGCGCGCGCCGTTGAGATCACGGCGAATTCCGGCGTAAGTTCATACGCCTTGGGGGACGTCGTAGCCCATCAGGGATCGAGATGTCGGTGACTTCGCTCGTCGTTCTCGCCGGATGCGGCGCGGAGGACCCATCGACGGACTCCGGATCGGAAAAAACGTGTATGGACGACCACGAGCACGGACGATATCCGTCGGACCATTTCCCGGTCGTGACGACGGTGTCCGCCGAGCCCTCCGAGCCCGAAAAATCCCCCGTCGTTCCTTGACTTTCGAAGACCCCCACCTAGAATGCCGACGGCACGGGGGTTCGGGAAAGGAGGGGCCCAATGGCCCGCACCGGCATCGTCCGGCACCCGCTATATATTGAGCACGACATGGGGGCCTTCCATCCCGAGACGCCGCGGCGGCTGACGTCGATCTACGCCATGCTCGAAACCCCCGAAATGGTCGGGCGATTCACCGAAATCGAGCCGCGAAAGTCCGGCTTTTCCGACCTCGTGCGCGTCCATGACCCCGGCTACATCCGGACCGTCGCCGCGACGAAGGGGCGTACGGTCTCGCTCGATCCCGACACCTCGACCTGCCCCGCCAGCTATGACGCCGCCGTGCTCGCCGCGGGCGGCACGCTCGCCGCGATCGACGCGGTCATGTACGGGCGCGTGCGCAACGCGTTTTGCCTGCACCGCCCACCCGGCCATCACGCCGAACGCGACCGCGCCATGGGCTTTTGCTTCTTCAACAACGTCGCCGTCGGCGCGACGCACGCCATCGAGACGCACGAGCTCGAACGCGTGCTCATCGTCGATCCCGATCTGCACCACGGCAACGGCACGCAGCACTCGTTTTATCACCAGCGCAACGTGCTCTACATGAGCACGCACCAATATCCGTTTTACCCGGGCACGGGTCACTTTCGCGAGGTCGGCGACGGCGAGGGCCGCGGCTTCACGGTCAACGTGCCGCTCGACTTCGGCTATGGCGACGGCGACTTCGAGCGCGTCTTCGACGAACTGCTCATGCCCATCGCGCGGGCCTACAAGCCCGAGCTTGTGCTCATGTCCGCGGGATACGACACGCACGTGGACGACCCGCTCGGCGCCATGCGCGTGACCGCGCACGGGTACGGCATCATGTTCGACCGGCTGCTGCGTCTCGCGGACGAATGCTGCGAGGGCCGTTTCGTGGCCGTGCTCGAGGGAGGCTACCATCTGGAGGGATTGACGGAATCGGTGCGCACGAGCCTCAACGTGATGGACGCGGAGCCCGACGCGCGCGGCGAATGGACCGCCGAGCCGCTGCGCCACGATGCCGTCGACGCCGTGATCCGCACGGTGCGCCAGACGCACGCCCCCTACTGGCCGGGGCTGTGAATTTTCCGATGACCGACGCGTCCCAGACACTCGCGCAATATCTGACCGTGCAGGGCGAGCGCGTGAACGCGCAGCTTCGTCGCGTCATGGAAGATCGTTGCGGCGATTTCCCCCGGCTCGAAGAGGCGATGCGCTACTCGCTCTTCGCGGGCGGCAAGCGCCTGCGTCCGATCCTCGCGATCACCGCGTGCCGTGCCTGCGGCGGCGACGACGCGCTCGTACTGCCCTTCGCGGCGGCGCTCGAAATGATCCACACGTTCAGCCTGATTCACGACGACCTGCCCGCGATGGACGACGACGACTTCCGGCGCAGCCGCCCGACCAACCACAAAGTCTTCGGCGAGGCGCAGGCGATCCTCGCCGGCGACGCGCTGCTGTCCGAGGCGTTCCGCGTCATGGCCGACACAGCGCTCTACCCTGCGGTATCCCCGGCCACGGGTCTGGCGGTGATGCGCGAGGTCGCCGACGCGGCGGGCGTGTGCGGCATGGTCGGCGGGCAGAGCCTCGACCTGCTCTCGGAAAACCGCGATATCGAACCCGAGGTGCTCGACCTCGTGCACCGGTGCAAGACGGCGCGGTTCATCGCGGCGTCGGCGGTGGTGGGTGGCCTCGTGGCGAACGCGTCCGCGGATCGAATCGCCGCGCTGCGCGCGTACGGCGAGAAGATCGGACTCGCATTCCAGATCGTGGACGACTGTCTGAACGCCTCGGGCGACACCGCGACGACCGGAAAATCGGTGGGCGGCGACGCCAAGCACGGCAAGGCGACCTACCCCGCGCATTACGGCCTTGAAGAGAGCCGCGCCCGCGCCCGCGCCCGCGCCGACGAAGCCATCGCGGCGCTGGGTGTTTTCGGCGAAGAGGCCGACCGCCTTCGCGAGATCGCGCGCTTCATCGTCGACCGCGACCGCTAATCGGCTTCGAAAACGACCCGTCATGTGGCCCGGCCGTTCCCGGCCAGGTTCGACGTCTCTTGGATTTGTGGCCCGGCCGCCCCCGGCCGGGTTGGATCCCGCCCGTCGCGGGCGAGGGCGCCCGCGCCACACTTCTGAAAACCCGCGCCACAGGTCGTCTGTCGAACGAGCCGTCAGTCTGTTGGCGAGGCCGACCGGACGTCGAGGATCTCCCGCACGCGCCGCGCGATCTGGCGGGCGGTGAAGGGTTTTTGCAAGAAGTTGACGTCCGCGTCGAGCACCCCGTGGTGCACGATGGCGTCCGCCGTGTACCCGGAGATGAAGAGCACCGGCAGGTCCGGTTTCTCCGCGCGCAGTCGCCGGCAGAGCTCCGCGCCGCTGACGCGCGGCATGACGACGTCCGTGACGAGCAGATCGACACTGCCCGCGGCGTCGCGAAACGCCGAGAGGGCCTCGTCGGCCTGGGCCGCCTCGATCACCTCGTACCCCGCGGCCGCCAGACTGCGCACGGTGAAGCGACGGACGAGATCCTCATCCTCGACCAGCAGAATCGTCCCTTGGCCGGGCGCGTCGATGACGGGCGTCAATTCCGCCGTCGCCTCCGCTCCGGCGTCCGTGGCGGGCAGATAGATGCGAAAGGTCGTTCCAATCCCCGGCTCGCTGTAAACCGTGATCGCGCCCGCGTTCTGCCGCACGATGCCATACACGGTGGATAGCCCGAGCCCCGTGCCCTTGCCGCGCTCCTTGGTTGTGAAAAACGGCTCGAAGATCCGCTCCCGCGTTTCGCGGTCCATGCCCCGGCCGGTGTCGCTGACCGAAACGACGACGTAATTGCCGGGCTGGATGTTTTCGCGCGCTTGGCAGAATTCGTCGTCGAGTACGGCGGTCGAGGTCTCGAAGATGAGTTTGCCGCCGCCGGGCATGGCGTCGCGGGCGTTGACGGCGAGGTTCATGAGCAATTGATCGAACTGGTGGGGATCGATGCGTACGTGTCCGCCCGCGGGATCGAGATCGTGAATCAGCTCGACGTCCTCCCCGATCACCCGCGCGAGCATCCGGCGTGATTCGGCGAGCATGGCGTTCACGCTCACCACGCGCGGCGAGATGATCTGGCGGCGCGAGAAGGCGAGCAGTTGCTGCGTGAGTGAAGCCGCGCGCTCGGCCGCGGCGCGGATCTCACGGGCGTCGTCCGCCAGCGGATCGCGATCGGAGAGCCCGGCGATGATGAAGTCGGTGTAACCGAGAATCGCCGTGAGCAGATTGTTGAAGTCGTGAGCGACGCCGCCCGCGAGCAGCCCGATCGCCTCCATCTTCTGCGACTGCGCGAGCTGCTGCTCGAGTTTCGCCTTTTCCTCGGCCTGTCGGACGCGCTCTCCGATGTCCATGACGGAACCGGCGACGAGCCGGACCCGCCCGTCGTCGTCGCGCTCGTACACGCCGATGTGGTCGGCTACCCAGATTTCCTCGCCGTTCTTTCTGCGGATTCGGCATTCTTGAAGCGACGTGATGCTGTCGCCGGCGTCGCGGAAACGCCGAAAGTCCTCACGTCGTCCTTCGAGATCGTCCGGGTGCACGAGCGTGCCCAGCGCGTCGCGCCCCAACGCGGCGAGCTCGTCATAGGTGTACCCCGTGACGCCGGCGAGACCGTCGCTCGCAAACACGAACGTATCCGAGTTCACGTCGTAAATGTAGAGAAAACTCGGCAGAACGCTGACGAGCCGGTCGAGAAACGCGCGCGTCCGCCGCAGCTCTTCCTCGGCGTTTCGCTGTTCGGTGATGTCGACGGCGATGCCGACGAGCGACTGGACGAGGCCGTCGTCGTCGAAAATCGGGATCTTGGTGACGTGATACCAACGTCGCCCGCCCGGCGCATCGACCCACTCCTGAAATGTCATCGCCGCGCCCGCTTCGATGACGCTCCGGTCGTTCGATTCCATCTCGGCCGCGCTGCCGGGCATGATCTCGCGTGACGTGCGGTGAATGATCGCCTCGATCGGCAGGCGCAGAATCTCGCGCAGCCGCAGGTTCGCGACGAGGTGCCGCCCCTCGCGGTCCTTGACGAAGACGATCGCCCCGGCCTGATCGAGAATCGTCATCAACTGGTGTTCGCCGCGCGAAAGCGCGGTTTCGGCGCGCGACGCCCGCGAGAGAAAGCGGTTGATCGCGACGAAGAGCAACGCGGTCGTGATGAGGACGTAGGCGATGCCCTTGTAAGACTGTGCGACGGTGAGCGCGGTCGCGTCGCGGACAAAAAAGGACAACACGCGATCGGACATGAGAATCCAGATCACGCCGAACAGAAAATACAGGGCCGCGACCCGAAAACCGACCCCGCGAAACATCGCGCGAACGAGTCCCTTCACTTCGGCATCCAATCAGATTGACGCCGGAATTTTAGCCGAACTTCCCCTGGGCGTCCAAGTATCATTCACGGGGCGAAAATCACCGTTTGTTGGCCGTTTTGCCGATACGCCAAAATCCGTTACAACACCGGGCATGTTCTGGCCGACGCTGCTCGAAATCCTGCTTCTGCTCGGGCTCGCCTTCGTCGTGGGCGCGTGCATGGAGCGCCTCGGCCTGAGCGCCGTCGTCGGCTACCTCATCGCCGGGGTCATCGCGGGGCCGTGGCTTTTCGCCGAAAACGTCGTCCGGGACCTGTCGGAACTCGGCGTTTCGCTCCTGCTCTTTTCCATCGGCCTCGAGTTTTCGCTCGCCAGACTGCGTTCGCTGGGAAAAATCGCATTCGGCGGCGGCGCCGCGCAGGTCGCGGCCACGCTCGCCGTGTTCGCCGTGCCGATCGCGGTCTTTCGCGGAACGGGCGAGGCGGTGGCGCTCGGTGCGATGGCGGCGCTCAGCTCCACCGCGGTGGTGCTGCGCACGCTGGCGGACCGCGCGGAACTCGACTCGGTGCGCGGGCGCGCGTCGCTGGGCATCCTGCTCTTTCAGGACATCGCCGTCGTCCCCCTCGTGCTGCTCATCACGATCATGACCGAGGGCGGCGGCTGGCTCGACGTGGCGAAGACAATCGGGCGCACGGTGGCGTCGGCCGCCGCGCTCGCGGGAGCATTCTGGGTGCTGTTCAACCACGTCGTTCCGCTGCTCTTTCGGCGGCGCGAGGTGACGAAGAACCGGGAGCTCGTCATCCTGCTCGCCATCGTTTCGGCGGCGGGCTCGATCTGGGCCGCGCACGCCGTGGGGCTGTCGCCGGCGCTCGGCGCATTCCTCGCCGGCATGCTGCTCGCCGAGTCGCCCTTCGCCACGCAGATCCGCGCCGACGTCGGTACCATGCGCACGGTGTTCGTGACGCTTTTTTTCACGTCGATCGGCATGCTCGCAGATCCCCGGTGGGTGATCGACCACTGGACATGGGTGTTGCCGGGGCTCGCGGGCGTGCTCGTCGGCAAAACACTCGTCGTCTTCCTCGTCTGCCGCCTCTTCCGCATGGACACGCGCGACGCGCTGGCCACCGGCATCACCCTCGCGCAGATCGGTGAGTTTTCGTTCGTGCTCGCCACCATCGCCAACGCGGGCGGCCTGATCGACGACGATCTGTTCGCTTTTGCGGTGAGTGTGACGATGCTCTCGCTCTTCTTCGGGCCGGTGATGGTCGGAGCGGCGCAGGGCATGACCGACCGGACGCTCGGCTGGATCGCCGATCGGCGCGGCACGTCGTTCATCACGCCCGAGCTCACGCGCAAGATCGAGCTTCGTTCCGTGCTCGTCGTCGGCTACGGCCCCGCGGGTCGCGCCGTCGCCCGGGCGCTCGTGGAACGCGGCGAACGCACCGTCGTGCTGGAGCAGAACCCGGCCTCGGCCAAGATCGCCCGCCATGACGGGCTCGCAGTGAAGGTGGGCAACGCCGCGCAGCCCGAAATTCTGGAGCACGCGGGCGCGAGAACGGCGTGGTGCGTCGTGGTGACGCTGCCCGACACGAAGACGGCGACGGCGGTGATCGGCGCGGTGCGCGCGCTGGCGCCCGACGCCATCATCGTCGCGCGCGCGCGGTACAACCTGCTCAAGCGCGATCTCGTCAACGCGGGCGCGGATATCATCGTGGACGAGGAAGAGGAGGTCGGCGAACGGCTGGCCCTTACCGCCCTCGCACAGATCGGCAAGCCTTCCGCCTGAATCGCACTTTTTTGGTTGCGCCGCGTCGTGCGTTCGCTAGGATGAACGCAAGCTTGTGATCCGATTCATCATCACGGAGGGAATGTCATGCGGTCCCGACGGCTCGTTTGGTGCATCGTCTTGCTGTGCGCGTGCGTCCTCGTCGCCACGCCCGCGTTCGCCAGAAATCTCAAGAAATTCGCCGACGCTCCGGACAACACGATGAAGCTGCATCAGCACATCCGGCCCTTCGGATTTCCCAGCGCCCTGCTCTCGACCAACGTCGGCGTGTATCTGGGCTACTCGTATGCCCAACTCGAATATGAGGACAAGATCGACTTCGCGCTGTTCAAGGAGAATCGTTTTCAGCTCGCGGGACTCGTGCAGGTCATCGACTTCGAGGCGAAGATGCACGACCGCTTCAGCACCGAGTTTCTGATCTCGGGGAGCCTCAACTCGGGAGCCGACGACCGCAGCGCGCTGATCTTCGGCGGGCAGGGGCTCTACGCGCTCTCGGCGATTCCCAAGGTCAATCTCGTGCGCAACGACAAGTGGGGCACGGCGGTGTCGCTGGGCCTCGAACTGGACTACGACCAGGGCGTACAGAGCAGCCCCTTCGCCCTGATGATCCAGGTTCTCGAAAACGTGAACGAGTTTCTGACCGACCTGGCGAACGGAGAGATCGAGACGGTCGACGAGGACACGCTCGAGGATATTGTCGAGATCAAGCTCGCCGACGCGCTCACCACGACCACGACCACAGGCGTGAGCCCGATGATCCTCTACACGCAGACGATCGTCCCGGCCTTCGGCATCCAGGCTTGTCTGCGTTACGACTACGGCATCAACGAGGACGTGGACAGCCCCGAAGAAGATGACACGGGCGATCCGCCGACGGGCTGGTTCTTCGGCGGTCTCGCGGTGTACGACTTTTACCGCGTGTCCAAAGCCGCGTTCGGACTGCGTCTCGAGGGATTCTACGAGTCCGAAGAGAACGACGAGACCACTTCGACGCTGATGACTTACGCGGGCGGCATCCTCTTCACGGGCCGGCGCAGCCTCGACCTCGGCATGACCGTTTCCTACCAGCAGACCGAGGTGGATTTCGGCGGCGGGGTGATCCCGGAAATGTCCGGCGATTCCTACACGCTGCTGCTGAACATGAAGTATTACTTCTAGACGGTCATAATCCTCGGACTTCATTGCGCCGACCTTGACGGGTCGGCGCTCCCGTTTCCATGATCGGTCCATGCCGGTCGATTCCCCACGCGGGCCGCGGCGCTTCGCCGCCGCCGCCGTGCTCGCGCTCATTCTCGCCGCGTTTTGCGCGCAGAGCGTTCCGCGCCGGCACGCGCTCGAAAATCACTATCGGTCGAACGAGGGCATCTACGTCATCAGCGCCGTGATGACGCACTGGGATCTCGAATACGGCCGGCCGACGATCGTCGACCTGCTGCGTTGCGGCGACATCTACGCGCCGATGCAGTTTCTACTCGCGCAGCCGCTGCTCGCGCTCGGACCGACCGATCTCGAAACCCTGCGCCGCCTCAACGTCGCCTGGCTCGCCGTGCTGCTCCTCGTCACGCACCTCGCGGGCGCGCGCCTCACGGGTCGGCGCGAGGGCGGCTGGCTCGCGGCGCTCGCGGTCGCGACCTTCGGCTCGGTGTACGATTTCGCGTGGTACTACAATCAGCTCCTGCTCACGGCCCTGTTCATCATGGCCACGCTTGCGCTGATGTTTTCGAGCGATCTGCTGCGTAACCGCCAACGCGCGGCGCTGGCCGGGCTCGCCATGGCGGCGGCGTTTTTGTCGCATCGCGGCAGTCCGCCGCTCATGCTCGGTCCGCCCGTCGCGCTCTACGCCCTGCTGTCGTATCGACGCACCCGCGAATTCAAGACGCTCGCGAACGCCGCACTCATGTTTGCGATCGCCATCGCCGTCGCGTCGCCGCACCTGTACGACTACTATGTGCGTTCGGGGCACGTCGTCGGCACCTCGGTGCAGCGCGGAGAGAGCTACGTGCTCAAGGAACTCGCGATGGGCTTTGCGGCCCTCGACCAATCGGTCGAATTCTTCCGGTTGCTCGGGTCCTGGCACCTCACCCCGGTCATCGGCATCGCGTGGGTCGCCGTCGCTGCGTGGGCGATCTGGGCGGGCCGCCGCGACGCGCGGTGGTGGCCGCTGCTCGTCGCCGCGATGCTTCCGATGATCTGGCTTGGGTTCTTCAAGACGAAAAACCGCGACTTTCTATTTCCGGTGATCCCGCTGTGGGGGCTCCTCTTCGCGGCGGCGGTGTTTTCGCTGCCGGAGCGCGTGCGAAATCGCGCGGGGTGCGGCGTCGCGGCGGCGTTCGTGCTGTTCGGCTGGATCCGGCCCGCGTGGATCGAAGCGCGCGGGCCGGAGTATCCGTCGTTTGACCCGATGCTCGGCGCGACTTGCCGTGAGACGATCGACGCCCTCGCCGCGGTGCCCGAACGCGGCGCGACCGTGCTCTACGTCAACGGCCGCGACGATCGCTATCAGCCGCTCGGCCGCGACCTGCTGGGGTGCGTGCACCTGTCGCGCCCCGACCTTCGCGCGGCGATGGCGGATTTCGGCGACGCGCTCGACGACACGGCGGCGCTCGAGGTGTGGGCGATCGCGCCGGATGCGCCGGGGTCGGACACCGCGCGAGCGCTCGCCGACGCGCAGCTTCGCGTGCCGCCCGAAATCATGGTGCACCAGCCGAACGAGCCCCTGCCCGGCGTCGCCCGGCCGCCGCGCCCACCGAACCGTCGTGTGCTGCCGACCCCGGTCGATGGCGACCGCACGGTCATGGTGTTTTTGCCGTGAACCGCTAGTGAAAGATCGACAGCGAGTTGCCGAGGAAATTTGAGACGTAGAAGCGTCGTCCGTCGGGCGAGGCGGTGAGCGCGGCGGGGTCGTCGCCCGCGGGAATCACGTCGACCACCGCCATGGTCGCGATATCGATGAGCGCGATCCGGTTGCCCGCTGTGTCTGCCGTGTCTTCGGTTTCGCCGGGCGCGCCGGTTCGCGCGGGGAGCGTGACGACCAGCATTTTGTTGTCGGGCGTGACCGCCGCGAACTCCGGCGGCGAGGGCAGATCGATGTCGCGCACGACCGTCGGCGGCGAGACACGGATCACGCTGATCGACGATGACCGCGTGTTCAGGCAGTAGACGATCTCGCCGTCGGGATCGACGACGAGCCGCTCGGGACCTTCCCCCACGTCCAGCTTGCGCGCGAGCGTCGCGCCCGCCACGTCGAAGACGCTCACCGTGCCCTCGCCGAAGTTCGGCGCGAGCAGCAGCGAGTCGCCCTTCACGAAGACGGGCTCGCGCGAGGTGCGATCCACCGTCAGGCTCTGCGCCACGCGGCCCTCGTCGCCCGCGTTCGGATTGAACAGATAGACCTTGCCCGTCGTCATGCGCGTGCCGCGCTCGTCGCGCACCCACAGCCCGCCGGTCGCGGCCGCAATCTCGCCGGTCTTTCCGACGGCGATATAGCCGATGTGCCCGGGGAACTCGATGGTCCGGTCCACGCCGCGTGTGCCGACGTCCACCACGGTCACCGTCTGATCCTGCGCGCTCGCGACCAGGTAGCGGTTCGTGCCCGGCACGCGCTCGATGTCTGAGATGCTGCGTCCCACGCGGATCGCGTCGCGCCGCCGCCCCGTGGTGGCATCGAAAACGTGCAGGAACTGCCCCGCCATGCCCGCCGTCACCACGTAGCGGTCGTCCGCCGCGAGATCGACGTAGAACAGGTGCTCAAAAACCGGGCCGTACGTGTCCTGGATCGACATCGAATCGGGATCGATGAGCTGCAGTTCGCCGAGCAGCGCGCACGCGAGCCAAATGCGCCCGCGCCGATCGACCGCCGCGCCCATCGGTCGGCGGCACGTGGGGATCGCAACGCGCTCAACCGCGCGCTCAAGGTGGCCAGGGCTGAGCGATTCGTGGCCCCCGGGCGCGACCGCGCGCTCCTCGCCCACCGGCGCGGGCGGCGGACCCTCGACACGCACGCTCAGGTCGTCGCAGGCGGCGAGGAATAACGCGGCGAACAGAATGCAGATCCGCGCGAGCCGGAAGGCCCTCACCCCGGCCTTCGGCCACCCCTCTCCCGCCTGGAGGGAGAGGGGACGTGGGTGAGGGTGCTTTCCCCTCAACATCCGCAACCATCGTCGTCGCCGGACGAATCGTCGTCGGAGTCGTCGTCATCCGCCGCATCATCGTCCGCGTCGTCATCCGCGTCGTCGTCGCCGCACGGCCACGAGGCCGAAAGCGCGTTCGAGACAATTCCGTTCACGCTCGCCATGA
Proteins encoded:
- a CDS encoding DEAD/DEAH box helicase, whose amino-acid sequence is MNFDHLNLIAPLLGAVAAQGYTAPTPIQIAAIPPVLAGRDVWACAQTGTGKTAAFALPILQRLHGKPHPARPRGPRPIRVLILVPTRELATQITDSFTAYGAGMPVRSATIFGGVSQHAQVRALTAGVDIVAATPGRLLDLMGQGVVRLNEVEILVLDEADRMLDMGFITPIRKIAQALPKVRQTLMFSATMPPAIRELANTLLVNPECVAVTPPATTVDRIRQSVYLVEKPEKIRLLLRVLDGTDVTRALVFTRTKHGADKVVKHLSRHAIAAGAIHGNKSQSQRENALRAFKSGAARVLVATDIAARGLDIDEVSHVVNYDLPMDAESYVHRIGRTARAGASGIALSFCDSEERTTLRSIEKLIQKRLPLENAAHLPAMRMAPPEPAAIAQAARSK
- a CDS encoding polyprenyl synthetase family protein, producing MTDASQTLAQYLTVQGERVNAQLRRVMEDRCGDFPRLEEAMRYSLFAGGKRLRPILAITACRACGGDDALVLPFAAALEMIHTFSLIHDDLPAMDDDDFRRSRPTNHKVFGEAQAILAGDALLSEAFRVMADTALYPAVSPATGLAVMREVADAAGVCGMVGGQSLDLLSENRDIEPEVLDLVHRCKTARFIAASAVVGGLVANASADRIAALRAYGEKIGLAFQIVDDCLNASGDTATTGKSVGGDAKHGKATYPAHYGLEESRARARARADEAIAALGVFGEEADRLREIARFIVDRDR
- a CDS encoding histone deacetylase; this translates as MARTGIVRHPLYIEHDMGAFHPETPRRLTSIYAMLETPEMVGRFTEIEPRKSGFSDLVRVHDPGYIRTVAATKGRTVSLDPDTSTCPASYDAAVLAAGGTLAAIDAVMYGRVRNAFCLHRPPGHHAERDRAMGFCFFNNVAVGATHAIETHELERVLIVDPDLHHGNGTQHSFYHQRNVLYMSTHQYPFYPGTGHFREVGDGEGRGFTVNVPLDFGYGDGDFERVFDELLMPIARAYKPELVLMSAGYDTHVDDPLGAMRVTAHGYGIMFDRLLRLADECCEGRFVAVLEGGYHLEGLTESVRTSLNVMDAEPDARGEWTAEPLRHDAVDAVIRTVRQTHAPYWPGL
- a CDS encoding PAS domain S-box protein; protein product: MKGLVRAMFRGVGFRVAALYFLFGVIWILMSDRVLSFFVRDATALTVAQSYKGIAYVLITTALLFVAINRFLSRASRAETALSRGEHQLMTILDQAGAIVFVKDREGRHLVANLRLREILRLPIEAIIHRTSREIMPGSAAEMESNDRSVIEAGAAMTFQEWVDAPGGRRWYHVTKIPIFDDDGLVQSLVGIAVDITEQRNAEEELRRTRAFLDRLVSVLPSFLYIYDVNSDTFVFASDGLAGVTGYTYDELAALGRDALGTLVHPDDLEGRREDFRRFRDAGDSITSLQECRIRRKNGEEIWVADHIGVYERDDDGRVRLVAGSVMDIGERVRQAEEKAKLEQQLAQSQKMEAIGLLAGGVAHDFNNLLTAILGYTDFIIAGLSDRDPLADDAREIRAAAERAASLTQQLLAFSRRQIISPRVVSVNAMLAESRRMLARVIGEDVELIHDLDPAGGHVRIDPHQFDQLLMNLAVNARDAMPGGGKLIFETSTAVLDDEFCQARENIQPGNYVVVSVSDTGRGMDRETRERIFEPFFTTKERGKGTGLGLSTVYGIVRQNAGAITVYSEPGIGTTFRIYLPATDAGAEATAELTPVIDAPGQGTILLVEDEDLVRRFTVRSLAAAGYEVIEAAQADEALSAFRDAAGSVDLLVTDVVMPRVSGAELCRRLRAEKPDLPVLFISGYTADAIVHHGVLDADVNFLQKPFTARQIARRVREILDVRSASPTD
- a CDS encoding cation:proton antiporter, coding for MFWPTLLEILLLLGLAFVVGACMERLGLSAVVGYLIAGVIAGPWLFAENVVRDLSELGVSLLLFSIGLEFSLARLRSLGKIAFGGGAAQVAATLAVFAVPIAVFRGTGEAVALGAMAALSSTAVVLRTLADRAELDSVRGRASLGILLFQDIAVVPLVLLITIMTEGGGWLDVAKTIGRTVASAAALAGAFWVLFNHVVPLLFRRREVTKNRELVILLAIVSAAGSIWAAHAVGLSPALGAFLAGMLLAESPFATQIRADVGTMRTVFVTLFFTSIGMLADPRWVIDHWTWVLPGLAGVLVGKTLVVFLVCRLFRMDTRDALATGITLAQIGEFSFVLATIANAGGLIDDDLFAFAVSVTMLSLFFGPVMVGAAQGMTDRTLGWIADRRGTSFITPELTRKIELRSVLVVGYGPAGRAVARALVERGERTVVLEQNPASAKIARHDGLAVKVGNAAQPEILEHAGARTAWCVVVTLPDTKTATAVIGAVRALAPDAIIVARARYNLLKRDLVNAGADIIVDEEEEVGERLALTALAQIGKPSA